CGGCGCGCACTCTCATACGCCGCGTGGCAGGGCTTGCCTTGTGCTTCACTGGCGTGGCGGGGATTTATTACTACCTTTCCAGCCCCTTTGTGGCCTTTATGCAGATGCTTGTGTACGTGGGCGCGCTGTGCGTCACCATTACATTCGCCATCATGCTGGCCGAAACATCGGACGCAAACCGCGCCCCGCGCCGCAACAAGCTGAGCCTTTTTCTGGGTGCTGCGGCCAGCTGCGCCATCACGGCGGCGCTTGTGGTGCAATCCATCGTGGCTCCCTGGCCGGAGACGCCCCCGGCCCAGATTGAGGGAACCATCGAGCGCATCGGGCAAGCCTTGCTGAGCACGTATTCCATGAGCTTTGAACTTATTTCCGTGGTTCTGGTGGTAGCCATGGTGGGGGCGCTCGCACTGGCCCGCCACGGGAGGGACAAGTGATGCACTACGCAAGCTTGAGTCAGTCTCTTGAAACCTATCTGGTCATCGGCGCGGTTCTGTTCGGTC
Above is a window of Desulfovibrio desulfuricans DSM 642 DNA encoding:
- a CDS encoding NADH-quinone oxidoreductase subunit J family protein, with protein sequence MSSHETMQTLAEGIFWFFVLVTFSGAVLAVSARTLIRRVAGLALCFTGVAGIYYYLSSPFVAFMQMLVYVGALCVTITFAIMLAETSDANRAPRRNKLSLFLGAAASCAITAALVVQSIVAPWPETPPAQIEGTIERIGQALLSTYSMSFELISVVLVVAMVGALALARHGRDK